The Glycine soja cultivar W05 chromosome 9, ASM419377v2, whole genome shotgun sequence sequence TCCGCAATTCTTCTTCCGTTGACACTCGCGGAAGAAATGTTCCGCGGGCATccacggaagaaccttcttccgcctCGCAAAAAAGCTGAAGGGCATTTTTGCCATTTTGGAaatttgctgggtgcaccagcaatgctGCTGGGTGCCCCTAGCAAATCCCAAGTTGTAATGGATAATTAAAGCCCTTTACAAGAAGTTCTAtttgaataaaaagataaattgaattaattttattcaaaattaatttatgtaagttataatttgttttcataaaacttaaatgagaaaatttttataaaattgaagtacataaattaattttagtttatgaaataaaacatttttaagtatttattgagAAATTTATGCGATTGGAATTAGAATTACAGTACTGTTGtagtaatataaaaatgtaaGAATAAATGAATAATCATTTCTCAAAATTTACTCCAACGACCGTGATAATTGGAGTCAACAAGATCATTACGTAGATCACAACTTATACTGAAGGCAAGGAAATTCAGTCAATACTAGAGTATAAACTCGTGTATAAATTCCCAAATATTCTCACGAAAGATAGATGCCATTCTACTTTAATTTGGAGACGTTCAATTCATTACTTGAGCTTCCTATTACTTTGCCAGAGCCAATAATGCTTAAGTGATTACATTTACCCCAAAAAGTTAGGAGTTAAGCACAACTTTGGCCAGAAGTAAGATGCACAAACATATCCATCCAACACGATTGCCAATGCCCGCGCGAGATGTAATCGTCCATTTCgctactttaaataaaaatagaaatatcatTGTACATGctttatacatttattttacaATTGGAAAGATacaatacaaggaagaaaaaataagaggaAGAGAAAAAGTGCAAGATAAGATAAAGAGTAATGACAAGTAAACATCCATTTCCTTTAAACACTTCTTACTTATAATTTATcaacatttcttatttttttttctaaatgaattataaagaagattaaaaaataaatttatggtaAAACTATTATTATAACTCAATACAAAAACGAACTCATTATCATTGCAGTTCATTGTTCACCTCTGTGCCATTGTTTATTCTCACAAGCAAACAAATCCAACCGTTTCCCACCTGATCACACATGGGTTTACAAACTTCTAGGGAaaagtttttaatattaaaataacacgTCCAGTGACTTTGTTTTTTACTGAGAGGtaaatctctctctctttctctgtgCAGGTGTTCCTTGTATCATCTACCATGTTcgctaaagaaaagaaaaaaaaacgatgAAGAATTGAAAATTGGAAAATACAGTGTACTGTAATACATACAAAAACAACACCCTTGAGATTGATTTGTATTTACTACCACCTAAACCCagcaacaaaatgaaatattgaAATCTTCTCCTGCTCTTGTTGATGAATGGTTGGAAAGTCAAAGGAACCCACGTTGGTTGTCATCAGAGAAGATGTTCAATTTTAGCATACTAAAGAAAGAATCTCTTGAAACCAAGCTTTTTAACTCATAATTGCAATGGAAGGACTATTATTATCAACCATCTGAGTCTGATACTCACTTTGATCTTCATTATCTCCCTGATTCTGATCTCTCTCAGCATCTTCAGATGGTGACTGAGTCTGAGTCTGCATCTCTTGTTGCTGTTCTTGACTTTGACTCACCATGATATGCATCAACAGCTCCTCAGGCTTCAACTCGTTCCCATGATCCACCTTCTTAGGCTTCTTACTGTACAAAGCCTCAAGGTGGTGATAATAAGGACACGTCTTGGAATCCTGAGGCTTCCTCTTGCTCTTCTCCTTTATCCTCTTGAAGTATTTGTTTATGTTCTCCCATTTCTCTTTACACCTCTTTGCACTTCGATCATAACCAAGGCTCTTCATAGCCGAAGATATCTCCTCCCAAAGAGGCCCTTTAGAcccattattgttattgttattattattccaTTGTGCCTGCACATCAATTTGAGTCCTTAACCTTATCAATGCCTCCACTTCATCCTTCGGCCAACGAGAACTACTCATGTGCACAAAATTCCCAACACTAACACGAACATTAGTATTTCCACATTCTTGTTTATCCATATCAGTGACAACTGTGACACCACCACCTCCATTAGCATTATCATTACcgccattttgtttcatgtttttctgTTTGTCGTTTTGAACCTGAATTTTCTCGAGTAACTGCACCGTGCCTTCTGCTTCTGCAAACTTTCTAAGAAAAGCAAGAACAACTTCGTCTTTGGCAGCAGCAATTGATCTTTCCTGAGCCAGAAGCTCGCGTTCTTTCTTGATCCTTTCGAGCTCCTCCTTCTTCCACGCTTCCTCCCTCGCCATTCGATCTTTTTCACACTTGTCCAACACTTCCACAAACTTCCTCTGCAGCGTCTCTTGCTTCTCTATCACTTCCCTCATCAACCCCTCCAGAAACTGCGTcagcttcctcttcttcttccccgAACACGACGTTGTCGAACTCGAATGCTCGTGCGCCGCCGCACTAACCGAACACGGAACCGCGTTCAGGACAACATCATCACCAACGGTTGTTGTCGGAGGAAGAAGTGAGTGGTTTCCGTCTAAAGCTTCCAATTGCTCGAAAAATCGGTAAGTTTTTGCACCGTTTGATTTTCCAAAACGACCTTCTTTAGTTCTCCTATGGTACTTGTAAATGTTCTCGAATTTCTCCTTGCACTTCTTCGCACTCCTATTATAACCTAGCTCCGATAATTTCCTGAATATATACACATACATACAAACCTctaattaattcattcaaaaataaaattgttcagCAGACTATACATTATACATTTATGTGTAACATTATTATTACTAATTAAGGAATGATAGAAGGGGTTTTAGTTGAAAagaggggaaacaaaagaaggaACTGACCTTGAGACTTGTTCCCAGAGAGGGGCTTTGAGGTTTGCGTCTTTGAAAGCAACGTCCATTTCGGACCTTATCTTGAGCAAAGCC is a genomic window containing:
- the LOC114367956 gene encoding trihelix transcription factor GT-2-like, producing the protein MLEISTSHETPLENADGGSAAVSDGSKAEHGEDDDRNPAANRWPREETMALLKIRSEMDVAFKDANLKAPLWEQVSRKLSELGYNRSAKKCKEKFENIYKYHRRTKEGRFGKSNGAKTYRFFEQLEALDGNHSLLPPTTTVGDDVVLNAVPCSVSAAAHEHSSSTTSCSGKKKRKLTQFLEGLMREVIEKQETLQRKFVEVLDKCEKDRMAREEAWKKEELERIKKERELLAQERSIAAAKDEVVLAFLRKFAEAEGTVQLLEKIQVQNDKQKNMKQNGGNDNANGGGGVTVVTDMDKQECGNTNVRVSVGNFVHMSSSRWPKDEVEALIRLRTQIDVQAQWNNNNNNNNGSKGPLWEEISSAMKSLGYDRSAKRCKEKWENINKYFKRIKEKSKRKPQDSKTCPYYHHLEALYSKKPKKVDHGNELKPEELLMHIMVSQSQEQQQEMQTQTQSPSEDAERDQNQGDNEDQSEYQTQMVDNNSPSIAIMS